The genomic window CTGGCACTTGCGCGCGAAGCTCAAGCTCGAAGCTACGAAGATCCCCGGATCGCGCTGCGAGAATCGCATATTGGCTATTACATTGTGGGCGAAGGTGCCGAACGCCTGGTCGAGCGGGTTGGCAGCAGGCGAACCGTGATGCAGAAGCTGCGCGCCTGGCTGCGCCGGTATCCTGACGAGGTCTTCTTCCCCGGGATTGTCCTCATCACCTGCTCTCTGGTCGCCGCATGCCTGTTTATGGTGACTTCGCCGGATAGTTCGCTCGGGTTCATATTCGTCTCGGCGCTGTTGTTGCTATTGCCAAGTTCCCAGAGCGCAGTGCAAATCACCGACTACATCATCACGGCGCTGCTACCACCGGAAATTCTTCCCAAGCTTGACTTTTCCAAAGCGGTCCCCGCCGATTGCCTGACGCTCGTCGTGATTCCGACTTTGTTGTTGAATGAAAAACAAGTGCGTGCGCTGGCAGAGGACCTGGAGGTGCGGTTTCTGGGAAACCACGATCCCAATATCCATTTCGCGATCCTCTCCGACCTGCCGGATTCTTATCATCTGGACCGCGAAGACAGCCCGCTGATTGATCTTTGTTCTTCTTTGATCAGGGAACTGAATGAGAAATATAAAGGGCAAGGGAAAGGTGCCTTCTTGATGTTCCATCGGCACCGCGTTTACAACCCGCGGGAAAGAGGCTGGATGGGATGGGAACGAAAACGAGGCAAGCTGCTCGACCTGAATAAGCTGTTGCGTGGACAATACGACAGCTTCCCGATCAAAGTCGGTGACTTGTCGATTCTTCCCAAAGTCCGCTACGTGATAACACTGGATACGGACACAGAATTGCCGCGCGGAGCGGCGCAGCGCATGATCGGCACCCTGGCTCATCCCTTGAATCGGGCGATTGTCGATCCCGAACGGAACATCGTGGTCGCAGGCTACGGAATCTTGCAGCCCCGGGTTGGGGTAAGTGTACAAAGCACCGTCCGCTCCCGACTGGCTGCCATCTATGCCGGTGAAACCGGGTTGGACATTTATACGAGGGCGGTTTCCGACGCCTATCAGGACCTTTACGGCGAAGGCAGCTTTACCGGCAAAGGAATTTACGATGTCGACGCGGTGCACCGGGTGCTCGATAGCCGGTTTCCGCGCAATGCGCTTCTCAGTCACGATCTGATCGAGGGCGCCTACGCGCGCGCGGGTTTAGCCAGCGACATCGAGTTGATCGAGGATTATCCCTCGCACTATAGCGCCTATAACCGTCGCAAACACCGCTGGCTACGCGGCGACTGGCAGATTGCCGGATGGCTTTCGTCGGAAGTGCCGGATGAATCGGGTGCGCGGGTTCCGAACCCAATCTCCAGGATCTCCCGCTGGAAGATCCTGGACAACTTGCGGCGCAGCCTGGTCGAACCTGGCACGTTCCTGCTGCTTCTTTTCGGCTGGCTCGTGCCCGGCGGCCGGCACGTGGCCTGGACCGTAGCTGCCTTTTTTCTTTTGTCTCTTCCGATATTCTTTCAGCTCGTCTTTAGCCTGGTGCGGGCGGCGGTCAAGCGCAAGAGCACGATCGCACGCGAAGCCGTCAGCACATTTCTTACGGGCAGCTTCACCACCTTGCTCACGCTCGTTTTTCTTGGCCACCAGACTCTGCTCTCGGTCGATGCCGTAGTCCGCGCGATATTTCGCCGCACGGTTTCGCGCGAACGCCTTCTGGAGTGGGAAACAGCGGCCGAGTCGGAAGCCGCCATTCGCCTTACTCCGGTCGACCGATATCTCAATTGGATGCCGGCCATCGCAGTAGTCATCGCTCTGGTCGTATGGCGTGCGCAGCCCAGCGCTCTCGTTGCCGCTCTGCCGGTCCTGATGTTGTGGGCTTCCAGCAAGTTCATTTCGGTCTGGTTGAACCGGTCGCCAATCGCTCCCCGGGCTGAGTTACCCCGGAAAGACTTGCGGTTTCTGCGCCGATCGGCATTGCGTATCTGGCGCTACTTTTCCGAGTTTTGCACGGCGGAACATAACTGGCTAATTCCAGATAATGTTCAGGAAAAACCGCCTGCGGTCGCGGCCCGGGTTTCGCCCACCAATCTTGGTTTGCTCTTGAACGCACAACAGGTGGCCTGTGAATTTGGCTATCTCACCGTTCCCGAATTGGCGGCGCAAACCCGGCGGACTCTTGATACGCTCGCACGTCTCCCGAAATATCGCGGCCATCTTCTGAACTGGTACGACACGCACACCCTGGAAGCGCTTCCGCCGCAGTTCGTCTCTTCGGTCGATAGCGGAAACCTGTTGGCCTCACTTTGGACTTTGCAGCAGGGATGTCTGGCTTGCCTCCAAGAACCGCTTTTCCAGCCATCTCTGGCTGAGGGACTTCTCGATTGTTTAAGAGAACTGGCCACGCTGCGAGTACTCCCTCGCAAAGTGCTTTCTCGCTGCGAAAAGGATCTTCAAGGGGGAGATTGGCTTTCTGCAGCACAAGCACTCTGCGGAACCGCTGCCGACGAAATGCGGCCGCGTCCCAAGTCCCGGCACGCCGCGGAGATTCAATGGTTTCGAGAGCAGACGCTCACCCGGCTCCAGGCGATTTACAGCTTAGTCCAATCCTATGCCCCGTGGGATCTGGCGGAATTCCAGCCTCTCCAAACCGATGGTCTTGTGAGCGCCACAGTGCCGCCGTCTTTGCAGCTATTACCGCAGTTCATTGACGACTTGCAGCATCGCCTCGATCAAGCGGTGATCTCCGCTTCGGGCGAGCAAAAGAAACTTATTGAGGATTTGCTGCGGCTTCTCCCCCAGGCTGCGGCAAATGCCAGCCAACTGGCCGATACTCTTCGAACGGTCGCGTCCGACGCCAGGAAGCTGGCCGATGCCATGGATTTCGGTTTCCTTTTTAACCGTCGCCGTAAACTGATGTCGGTGGGATTCAATGTCCAGACTCAGCAACTTGAGCTGGCATGTTACGATCTGCTCGCGACCGAGTCCCGCACCGCAGTATTCGTCGCTATCGCCAAAGACGATATTCCTCAGGAATGCTGGTTCCGGATGGGTCGCGCCCACACCGTGGAACAAGGGCACCCTATCCTACTTTCCTGGACGGGGACGATGTTCGAATACTTAATGCCGACCCTGTGGATGCGTTCGTACGCGAACACGCTGCTCGACCGAAGTCGCCTTGCGGTAGTGAGTTGCCAACGGGAGTATGGAACCAGGAAAGGCGTGCCGTGGGGGATTTCCGAATCGGCATACTATAAGCTCGACGAAGCCGGCAATTATCAGTATCTCGCGATGGGAGTTCCACAACTCGGACTGATGAAACGGGAGTCTTGTCCTCTCGTTATCTCTCCGTACTCTACCTTTCTTGCAGTGACGGTAGATTCGACGGAGGCATTGCGAAATCTTCGCCGCATGGAGAAGCTGGGATGGTTCGGTCCGTACGGTTTTTATGAGGCCGCCGATTATTCCGCCTCAAGTCGCTTTGGCTGGCGCCGCCAGCAGATCGTCTATAGCTGGATGGCGCACCACCAAGGAATGAGTTTGCTCTCGATCGCCAATCTGCTCTGCGACAATGTAGTGCAACGCTGGTTCCACAGTAATCGCCGCGTCCAGGCGACCGATCTCCTGTTACATGAAAAGCCAGTTTCGCATGTATCGCCGACGCGGCTGCCGCGCATGACGGTCGCTTAGTTTTGAAGCCGATTTTCATTGCGCCACAAATTGCTGTGGCGCTTGATTGCTGTTTGTTTTTGTGGGCTCCGTTTTTTCTGTAAAGTAACGCGGCATGAAAAAAATCTTCAGATACGAATCCCTGCTCGTCGTTGTTATTGCCCTGCTTATTTCGTGCACCCTTCCGAATATGTATGGGCAAACTCCGGCAGCTTCGGATACCCTACTCGTCGACGGCGCCGCCCCGACACACCCATTCCCCCACTTTTGGGAACAAATGTTTGGCTCCGGTCGAGCCATTCTCGTGCTCCGCGACAGCTACCGTCAGGATTTGCGTGCGGTTCACCAGATTACCGACTTCGAATATGTGCGATTTCATGCCATTTTTGACGATGAAGTCGGTATCTACGATGAGGATGGCGAGGGAAAACCGGTTTACGACTTTTCCTATGTCGATCAGATCTACGATGGGTTATTGGCCGACGGAGTCAAGCCTTTTGTAGAAATCAGCTTCATGCCTAACAAGCTCGCAGCGGCTGCGAAGTTGCAGCCTTTTTGGTATAAACCGAACGTATCGCCGCCTAAAGATTGGGCAAAATGGGATGCGCTCATCGCCGCTTTCGTGGGCCATCTGATCGACCGCTATGGAATCGACGAAGTTGCCGCGTGGTATTTCGAAGTCTGGAATGAGCCAAATCTTGACTTCTGGGCCGGCGAACCAAAGCAATCCACGTACTGGGAACTGTATGACCACACGGTTCTCGCCATCAAGAAGGTGAACGCGCGGCTTCGTGTAGGAGGACCGGCTACGGCTCAGGCCGCATGGGTCAGCCCATTCCTCCAGCATTGCACACAAAACAACATCCCCGTAGATTTCGTTTCTACTCACGTCTACGGAAACGACAGTTCGACCGACGTGTTCGGCACGACCGAAGATATACCGCGCAACCAAATGGTGTGCCGCGCCGTTCAGAAAGTTCACCAGCAAATCCGCGATTCCGCTAAACCAGGCCTGCCGCTCATCTGGAGTGAATTCAACGCCAGTTACAAGAACGAGACCGACGTCACCGATGCTGTATATATGGGTCCATGGCTGGCCGAGACGATTCAGCAATGCGACGGGCTGGTGAATATCATGTCCTATTGGACGTTTTCCGATGTCTTCGAAGAACAAGGCGTAGTGAAGAAGCCGTTCTACGGAGGATATGGTTTGCTGGCGGAAGATTCTATCCCGAAGCCGGCATTCGAAGCTTTCCGGTTGCTGCACAAGCTGGGAAACGAGCGGCTCACTTTGGACTCCGATTCCGCGCTGGTCACCCGGCGTGAGAATGGCTCAATCGTAATCGCCGTATGGAATTACCAGCCGCCCGAGCATTCCGGGCGAAGCAGGAACGTTGCTCTCCGTTTCAAGAATATAAATGCGAGCCATGCGTCCGTATGGCGGGTGGATGTGAATCATGGCGACTTCCACGAATCGTACAAGAAAATGCATGAACCCCGCTATCCGACGCCGGCCCAGATTCGACAGCTTCGCGCCTCCTCAGAGATCGAGCCGGTGGTGCGGGACATTACAAATAGTGAACTCGAGTTGGACGTGCCGGCTTCGGGCTTGGCCTTGATTGAGCTGAAATGAGCTCTTCGGGGCAATGAACCGGGACGAGGCTGCGGTTTGCACCAGCGCAATACTTCGGTAGAGGAAAGTGCGGAGGATTCTGCAGGAAACTATGGCGGCGTTTACAGGTTCAAAATGATGGTTCCTCCCGGCGAATTGCCGTAAGAACTAAGGTGGCGATGGCAAGCCATGGCGTCGTTGAAAGCGGCTTGCGGCCAGGCGGTGAACCATGCCGGTCCTTCGGAACGCGAGTCACGTTTTCGCGGCCGCTCTTCAGATCACACTAAGTGTTTTTCTTCTTCTCGGTGTGCTCGATACCGCGCTTCCCGCCCAAACTGACGTGAACGATGTTCACGTTGTACCCAGAAGGAGCCCTATCGCGCTGTCCGATGCTCTAGTGTCCAGCGTCGGCGGTCTTCACTTAATCAAGTCGGATGTGAATCTGGTGCTGGTTCCGGTGAGCGTGACCGATCCCCTGGAGCGCCTGGTGACCGGTCTGAATCAGGAGAACTTTCAGCTTTTCGAGGGCAAAA from Candidatus Sulfotelmatobacter sp. includes these protein-coding regions:
- a CDS encoding glycosyl hydrolase family 39 translates to MKKIFRYESLLVVVIALLISCTLPNMYGQTPAASDTLLVDGAAPTHPFPHFWEQMFGSGRAILVLRDSYRQDLRAVHQITDFEYVRFHAIFDDEVGIYDEDGEGKPVYDFSYVDQIYDGLLADGVKPFVEISFMPNKLAAAAKLQPFWYKPNVSPPKDWAKWDALIAAFVGHLIDRYGIDEVAAWYFEVWNEPNLDFWAGEPKQSTYWELYDHTVLAIKKVNARLRVGGPATAQAAWVSPFLQHCTQNNIPVDFVSTHVYGNDSSTDVFGTTEDIPRNQMVCRAVQKVHQQIRDSAKPGLPLIWSEFNASYKNETDVTDAVYMGPWLAETIQQCDGLVNIMSYWTFSDVFEEQGVVKKPFYGGYGLLAEDSIPKPAFEAFRLLHKLGNERLTLDSDSALVTRRENGSIVIAVWNYQPPEHSGRSRNVALRFKNINASHASVWRVDVNHGDFHESYKKMHEPRYPTPAQIRQLRASSEIEPVVRDITNSELELDVPASGLALIELK
- a CDS encoding glucoamylase family protein; amino-acid sequence: MPLNRRIQAVIAEEATHASTTVDDQMEFQALRAKGERLASELAWMPRIKSSNTFSARCRQLKIHLASVIAAVNSLTTRSRLSADARLIRENESLIYSELLSVSSDLKLRRRLPHVHTRNAENIPRILAFAQGFFTATEYRFCEQRLTSFCLGFQEMAPLELREINALVPALKLVLLEEIATCARRAFNGNSEERGLPDLDVCIRSLREVVQISWEDVLGPLILFDDVLRKDPVGCYANMDPESWRLYRNHLARIAVQSDLTERQVAEEALALAREAQARSYEDPRIALRESHIGYYIVGEGAERLVERVGSRRTVMQKLRAWLRRYPDEVFFPGIVLITCSLVAACLFMVTSPDSSLGFIFVSALLLLLPSSQSAVQITDYIITALLPPEILPKLDFSKAVPADCLTLVVIPTLLLNEKQVRALAEDLEVRFLGNHDPNIHFAILSDLPDSYHLDREDSPLIDLCSSLIRELNEKYKGQGKGAFLMFHRHRVYNPRERGWMGWERKRGKLLDLNKLLRGQYDSFPIKVGDLSILPKVRYVITLDTDTELPRGAAQRMIGTLAHPLNRAIVDPERNIVVAGYGILQPRVGVSVQSTVRSRLAAIYAGETGLDIYTRAVSDAYQDLYGEGSFTGKGIYDVDAVHRVLDSRFPRNALLSHDLIEGAYARAGLASDIELIEDYPSHYSAYNRRKHRWLRGDWQIAGWLSSEVPDESGARVPNPISRISRWKILDNLRRSLVEPGTFLLLLFGWLVPGGRHVAWTVAAFFLLSLPIFFQLVFSLVRAAVKRKSTIAREAVSTFLTGSFTTLLTLVFLGHQTLLSVDAVVRAIFRRTVSRERLLEWETAAESEAAIRLTPVDRYLNWMPAIAVVIALVVWRAQPSALVAALPVLMLWASSKFISVWLNRSPIAPRAELPRKDLRFLRRSALRIWRYFSEFCTAEHNWLIPDNVQEKPPAVAARVSPTNLGLLLNAQQVACEFGYLTVPELAAQTRRTLDTLARLPKYRGHLLNWYDTHTLEALPPQFVSSVDSGNLLASLWTLQQGCLACLQEPLFQPSLAEGLLDCLRELATLRVLPRKVLSRCEKDLQGGDWLSAAQALCGTAADEMRPRPKSRHAAEIQWFREQTLTRLQAIYSLVQSYAPWDLAEFQPLQTDGLVSATVPPSLQLLPQFIDDLQHRLDQAVISASGEQKKLIEDLLRLLPQAAANASQLADTLRTVASDARKLADAMDFGFLFNRRRKLMSVGFNVQTQQLELACYDLLATESRTAVFVAIAKDDIPQECWFRMGRAHTVEQGHPILLSWTGTMFEYLMPTLWMRSYANTLLDRSRLAVVSCQREYGTRKGVPWGISESAYYKLDEAGNYQYLAMGVPQLGLMKRESCPLVISPYSTFLAVTVDSTEALRNLRRMEKLGWFGPYGFYEAADYSASSRFGWRRQQIVYSWMAHHQGMSLLSIANLLCDNVVQRWFHSNRRVQATDLLLHEKPVSHVSPTRLPRMTVA